A genomic window from Halomonas sp. LR3S48 includes:
- the accA gene encoding acetyl-CoA carboxylase carboxyl transferase subunit alpha, with amino-acid sequence MNPNYLDFEQPIAELQAKIEELRLVGNDSKLNLSDEIGRLEEKSRKLTESIFRDLSPWQVSQLSRHPQRPYTLDYLEHVFTDFDELHGDRRFADDPAIVGGIARLDDRPVMIIGHQKGRDVKEKVRRNFGMPRPEGYRKACRLMEMAERFKMPVLTFIDTPGAYPGIDAEERGQSEAIAYNLAVMSRLKTPIISTVVGEGGSGGALAIGVCDELAMLQYSTYSVISPEGCASILWKSAEKAADAAQAMGITAERLQELGFVDTLIEEPLGGAHRHPQTTAERVKEALLASLERLEAMDTEALLERRYERLMSYGAPA; translated from the coding sequence ATGAATCCCAACTATCTCGATTTCGAACAGCCCATCGCCGAACTCCAGGCCAAGATCGAAGAACTGCGCCTGGTCGGCAATGACAGCAAGCTCAACCTCAGCGACGAGATCGGTCGCCTGGAGGAGAAGAGCCGCAAGCTCACCGAGTCGATCTTCAGGGACCTGAGCCCCTGGCAGGTGTCGCAGCTCTCGCGTCACCCCCAGCGCCCCTATACGCTCGATTATCTTGAGCACGTCTTCACCGATTTCGACGAGTTGCACGGCGACCGCCGCTTCGCCGACGACCCGGCCATCGTCGGCGGGATCGCCCGCCTCGACGACCGCCCGGTAATGATCATCGGCCACCAGAAGGGCCGCGACGTGAAGGAGAAGGTGCGGCGCAACTTCGGCATGCCGCGTCCCGAGGGCTATCGCAAGGCGTGCCGCCTGATGGAGATGGCCGAGCGCTTCAAGATGCCGGTGCTTACCTTCATCGACACCCCGGGCGCCTACCCCGGCATCGACGCCGAGGAGCGCGGCCAGTCCGAGGCCATCGCCTACAACCTGGCGGTGATGTCGCGGCTGAAGACCCCGATCATCTCCACCGTGGTGGGCGAGGGCGGCTCCGGCGGGGCGCTGGCCATCGGCGTGTGCGACGAGCTGGCCATGCTGCAATACTCCACCTATTCAGTGATCTCTCCCGAGGGCTGTGCGTCAATCTTGTGGAAGAGCGCCGAGAAGGCCGCCGATGCTGCTCAGGCCATGGGCATCACTGCCGAGCGCCTGCAGGAACTGGGCTTCGTCGATACCCTGATCGAGGAGCCGCTGGGTGGCGCCCATCGTCATCCGCAGACCACCGCCGAGCGGGTCAAGGAGGCCTTGCTGGCGAGCCTCGAGCGGCTCGAGGCGATGGATACCGAGGCGCTCCTGGAGCGCCGGTATGAGCGTCTGATGAGCTATGGCGCCCCGGCATAA
- a CDS encoding NAD(P)H-flavin reductase, translating into MTPRTLSCQVTAVEDLTPDVFRVRLEGRAEAMAHDPGQYLELKLDDETWVPFSIANAHADDGTLELHIQHWPERENSARLRELIVVAHHLTVRLPGGDCILDSTSRRPLLLVAAGTGFAQMKAIVEASLHEAPQRPIELWWAARERRDLYLESLPNEWAEQHDSVCFHVVTEVAPEPPVTGVRVQGHQGRIDQALAAGLDDVSGYDVYLSGSPGMVYACVDVLASLGLEPSRVFSDVFAYAPRQPLVPTAGVLRRGSAG; encoded by the coding sequence ATGACCCCGAGGACCCTGAGCTGCCAGGTAACGGCAGTGGAGGACCTGACCCCCGACGTGTTCCGCGTGCGCCTGGAAGGGCGTGCCGAGGCCATGGCCCACGACCCGGGCCAGTATCTCGAACTCAAGCTGGACGACGAGACCTGGGTGCCGTTCTCCATTGCCAATGCGCATGCCGACGACGGTACCCTGGAGCTGCATATCCAGCACTGGCCGGAGCGCGAGAATTCCGCCCGGCTGCGCGAGTTGATCGTGGTGGCGCACCACCTGACGGTACGCCTGCCGGGCGGCGACTGTATCCTGGATTCGACCAGCCGGCGTCCGCTGCTGCTGGTCGCCGCCGGTACCGGTTTCGCCCAGATGAAAGCCATCGTCGAGGCTTCGCTGCACGAGGCGCCGCAGCGGCCCATCGAATTGTGGTGGGCCGCCCGCGAGCGACGCGATCTCTATCTCGAGAGCCTTCCCAATGAATGGGCCGAGCAGCACGACAGCGTGTGCTTCCATGTGGTCACCGAAGTGGCGCCGGAGCCGCCGGTGACCGGTGTGCGCGTCCAGGGCCACCAGGGTCGCATCGACCAGGCGCTGGCCGCCGGGCTCGATGACGTCAGCGGGTATGACGTCTATCTTTCCGGCTCGCCGGGTATGGTCTACGCCTGCGTCGACGTACTGGCCTCGCTGGGCCTCGAGCCGTCGCGGGTCTTCTCCGATGTCTTCGCCTATGCGCCGCGCCAGCCGCTGGTACCCACCGCCGGTGTATTGCGCCGGGGAAGCGCCGGATGA
- the ubiD gene encoding 4-hydroxy-3-polyprenylbenzoate decarboxylase — protein MKYNDLRDFIAALEAQGELVRVTAEVDPYLEITEICDRTLRAAGPALLFENVKGHDMPLLGNLFGTPKRVAMGMGQDSVEALREVGELLAFLKEPEPPKGFRDAWDKLPIFKQVMSMGPKTVRSAPVQQVVLEGDDVDLGRLPIQHCWPGDVAPLVTWPLVVTRGPHKKRQNLGIYRQQKLTKNRLIMRWLSHRGGALDFQEFQQTNPGEPFPVAVALGADPATILGAVTPVPDSLSEYAFAGLLRGSRTELVKCGHADLEVPASAEIILEGFIYPDDTAPEGPYGDHTGYYNEVDEFPVFTVTRMTMRRDAIYHSTYTGRPPDEPAILGVALNEVFVPILRKQFPEIVDFYLPPEGCSYRMAVVTMKKQYPGHAKRVMMGVWSFLRQFMYTKFVVVLDDDVDARDWKDVIWAITTRMDPARDTVMVENTPIDYLDFASPVAGLGSKMGLDATSKWPGETDREWGTPIVMDEAVKARVSERWNELGISLPPHPDDKRLA, from the coding sequence ATGAAGTACAACGACCTGCGCGACTTCATCGCCGCCCTGGAGGCCCAGGGCGAGCTGGTGCGCGTGACCGCCGAGGTGGACCCCTACCTCGAGATCACCGAGATCTGCGACCGCACCCTGCGCGCCGCCGGGCCGGCGCTGCTGTTCGAGAACGTCAAGGGCCATGACATGCCGCTGCTGGGCAATCTGTTCGGCACGCCGAAGCGGGTCGCCATGGGCATGGGCCAGGACTCGGTCGAAGCGCTGCGCGAGGTGGGCGAACTGCTCGCCTTCCTCAAGGAGCCCGAACCGCCCAAGGGCTTCCGCGACGCCTGGGACAAGTTACCGATTTTCAAGCAAGTCATGAGCATGGGGCCGAAGACGGTACGTAGCGCACCGGTGCAGCAAGTGGTACTGGAGGGCGATGACGTCGACCTCGGCCGGCTGCCGATCCAGCATTGCTGGCCCGGCGATGTCGCCCCCTTGGTGACCTGGCCGCTGGTGGTCACCCGCGGGCCGCACAAGAAGCGCCAGAACCTGGGCATCTACCGCCAGCAGAAGCTGACGAAGAACCGCCTGATCATGCGCTGGCTGTCACATCGTGGCGGTGCGCTGGATTTTCAGGAGTTCCAACAGACGAACCCCGGCGAACCCTTCCCGGTGGCGGTGGCACTGGGTGCCGACCCGGCCACTATCCTCGGCGCGGTGACCCCGGTGCCGGATTCGCTCTCCGAGTACGCCTTCGCCGGGCTGCTGCGCGGCTCGCGCACCGAGTTGGTCAAGTGCGGCCACGCCGATCTCGAGGTGCCGGCCTCAGCCGAGATCATCCTCGAAGGCTTCATCTACCCTGACGACACGGCGCCGGAAGGCCCCTACGGCGACCATACCGGCTACTACAACGAGGTCGACGAGTTCCCGGTGTTCACGGTGACGCGCATGACCATGCGCCGCGACGCCATCTATCACTCGACCTACACCGGAAGGCCCCCCGACGAACCGGCGATACTGGGCGTGGCACTCAACGAGGTGTTCGTGCCGATTCTGCGCAAGCAGTTCCCCGAGATCGTCGACTTCTACCTGCCGCCGGAGGGCTGCTCCTACCGCATGGCGGTGGTGACCATGAAGAAGCAGTACCCGGGGCATGCCAAGCGGGTGATGATGGGGGTGTGGAGCTTCCTGCGCCAGTTCATGTACACCAAGTTCGTGGTAGTGCTCGACGACGACGTCGATGCCCGCGACTGGAAGGACGTGATCTGGGCCATTACCACCCGCATGGACCCGGCCCGCGATACCGTGATGGTCGAGAACACGCCCATCGACTATCTCGACTTCGCCTCGCCGGTGGCGGGTCTGGGCTCCAAGATGGGGCTGGACGCCACCAGCAAGTGGCCCGGTGAAACCGACCGCGAATGGGGCACCCCCATCGTCATGGACGAGGCCGTCAAGGCCCGCGTCAGCGAACGCTGGAACGAATTGGGCATCAGCCTGCCCCCCCACCCCGACGACAAGAGGCTTGCATGA
- the rho gene encoding transcription termination factor Rho produces the protein MNLTELKQKSVPDLLEIAREMGIDNLARSRKQDIIFAILKKHAKSGEDIYGDGVLEILQDGFGFLRSADSSYLAGPDDIYVSPSQIRRFNLRKGDSISGKIRPPKEGERYFALLKVSQINFDKPENAKHKILFENLTPLFPQERLRMEIGNGSTEDLTARIIDLTAPIGKGQRGLIVSPPKAGKTLMLQNIATSITRNNPECHMIVLLIDERPEEVTEMSRTVRGEVVASTFDEPPARHVQVAEMVIEKAKRLVEHKKDVVILLDSITRLARAYNTVVPSSGKVLTGGVDAHALEKPKRFFGAARNIEEGGSLTIIATALVDTGSKMDEVIFEEFKGTGNMEAHLDRKLAERRVYPALNIRRSGTRREDLIASEDEMQRMWILRKLLNPMDDTAATEFLIDRLKDTKTNLEFFEAMKRR, from the coding sequence ATGAATCTTACCGAACTCAAGCAAAAATCCGTGCCGGACCTTTTGGAGATCGCCCGTGAAATGGGCATCGACAACCTGGCCCGTTCACGCAAGCAGGACATCATCTTCGCTATCCTCAAGAAGCACGCCAAGAGCGGCGAGGATATCTATGGCGATGGTGTACTCGAAATCCTCCAGGACGGCTTCGGCTTCCTGCGCAGCGCCGACAGTTCCTATCTGGCCGGCCCCGACGACATCTACGTCTCGCCGTCGCAGATCCGTCGCTTCAACCTGCGTAAGGGTGACTCGATCTCCGGCAAGATTCGTCCGCCGAAGGAAGGGGAGCGCTACTTCGCGCTGCTCAAGGTCAGCCAGATCAACTTCGACAAGCCGGAAAACGCCAAGCACAAGATCCTGTTCGAGAACCTCACGCCGCTGTTTCCCCAGGAGCGGCTGCGCATGGAGATCGGCAACGGCTCCACCGAGGATCTCACCGCACGCATCATCGATCTCACCGCACCCATCGGCAAGGGCCAGCGTGGCCTGATCGTCTCGCCGCCCAAGGCGGGCAAGACGCTGATGTTGCAGAACATTGCCACATCGATCACGCGCAATAATCCCGAATGCCACATGATCGTGCTGCTGATCGACGAGCGCCCGGAGGAAGTGACCGAGATGTCGCGTACCGTGCGTGGCGAAGTGGTCGCCTCGACCTTCGACGAGCCGCCGGCGCGCCATGTGCAGGTCGCCGAGATGGTCATCGAGAAGGCCAAGCGCCTGGTCGAGCACAAGAAGGACGTGGTCATCCTGCTCGACTCCATCACCCGCCTGGCGCGCGCCTACAATACCGTGGTGCCGAGCTCCGGCAAGGTGCTCACCGGCGGTGTCGACGCTCATGCCCTGGAGAAGCCCAAGCGCTTCTTCGGTGCCGCGCGCAACATCGAAGAGGGCGGCAGCCTGACCATCATCGCCACCGCGCTGGTCGATACCGGCTCGAAGATGGACGAGGTGATCTTCGAGGAGTTCAAGGGCACCGGCAACATGGAAGCCCACCTGGACCGCAAGCTCGCCGAGCGTCGCGTCTATCCGGCGCTCAACATTCGCCGCAGCGGCACCCGCCGTGAGGACCTGATCGCCTCCGAAGACGAGATGCAGCGTATGTGGATCCTGCGCAAGCTGCTCAATCCGATGGACGATACCGCCGCGACGGAATTCCTCATCGACCGCTTGAAGGATACCAAGACGAACCTCGAGTTCTTCGAAGCCATGAAGCGCCGCTAG
- the folM gene encoding dihydromonapterin reductase: protein MSAAPILITGGARRLGRHCAERLAEDGHPVIVSYRRERPELAALRGRGIVTLQADFSSEAGILDFIGRLKGETSVLRAIVHNASDWAPDSQGEDAGANFERLFRIHMLAPYLINLHCRELLEACGEPQRDIVHMTDYVVQKGSTRHVAYAATKAGLENLTLSFAAMYAPSIQVNAIAPALIMLGEGDDGAYAEKARAKSAMETIPGPGVIYQSLRYLLDNRYVTGITLPVDGGRHLR, encoded by the coding sequence ATGAGCGCCGCGCCGATCCTGATCACCGGTGGCGCCCGACGCCTGGGGCGCCACTGCGCCGAGCGCCTGGCCGAGGACGGCCACCCGGTGATCGTCAGCTATCGCCGCGAGCGGCCCGAGCTCGCGGCGCTACGCGGGCGCGGCATCGTCACCCTGCAGGCGGATTTCTCCAGCGAGGCGGGCATCCTCGACTTCATCGGCCGGCTCAAGGGCGAGACGTCCGTGCTACGTGCCATCGTGCACAATGCCAGCGACTGGGCGCCCGACAGCCAAGGCGAAGATGCCGGGGCCAACTTCGAGCGGTTGTTCCGCATCCACATGCTGGCGCCCTACCTGATCAACCTGCACTGTCGCGAGCTGCTCGAGGCGTGCGGCGAGCCGCAGCGCGACATCGTGCACATGACCGACTACGTGGTGCAGAAGGGGTCGACTCGACATGTCGCCTACGCCGCTACCAAGGCGGGGCTCGAGAACCTGACGCTCTCCTTTGCCGCGATGTACGCCCCGTCGATCCAGGTCAACGCCATCGCGCCGGCACTGATCATGCTGGGCGAGGGCGACGACGGAGCCTACGCCGAGAAGGCCAGGGCCAAGTCGGCGATGGAGACGATACCGGGACCGGGTGTGATCTACCAGAGCCTGCGCTACCTGCTCGACAACCGCTACGTCACCGGCATCACGTTACCTGTCGATGGCGGCCGCCACCTCCGCTAG
- the tilS gene encoding tRNA lysidine(34) synthetase TilS, whose protein sequence is MAPRHKRESLQALIDDALAEIPPGRVVWVALSGGLDSSLLLTLAAAACRRHPRPLHALHVHHGLQPAADDFEVHCRRLCSRLGVPLFVERVVIDRDAGLGLEGMARQARYDAFIRRMTRGDTLWLAQHRDDQAETFLLAALRSSGVRGLAGMPSGREWLGRHLVRPLLACSRAELEAEAERLGVYWVDDPSNADESLDRNFLRHSVLPLLQSRWPQAAEALASSARHAAEAEALIEALAEHDLDALGGDPARVPLAGLVALAPERQRSLVRHACRRLRLATPPSSRLASLLAQLEARPDAQVRVAWAGAEARIWRGTLYLRPIHATLRADWCAEWDGMAPLPLPWGELLHAALIPADGCPVVLTLMARQGGERLRLAGRGGRDLKRLLQERGVPPWERERLLVAWCDGTPVAAFQPDSARWLAVAEGWRASVVEV, encoded by the coding sequence ATGGCGCCCCGGCATAAGAGAGAGTCTCTGCAAGCCCTGATCGACGACGCCCTGGCGGAAATCCCGCCGGGGCGTGTCGTCTGGGTGGCACTCTCCGGCGGGCTGGATTCGAGCCTGCTGTTGACACTGGCCGCAGCGGCCTGCCGTCGCCATCCCCGGCCGCTGCATGCCCTGCATGTCCACCACGGCCTGCAGCCCGCCGCCGACGACTTCGAGGTCCACTGCCGGCGGCTCTGCTCGCGACTCGGCGTGCCGCTGTTCGTCGAACGTGTAGTGATCGACCGCGACGCCGGGTTGGGGCTCGAGGGAATGGCGCGTCAGGCACGCTACGACGCCTTTATCCGCCGCATGACCCGGGGCGATACGCTATGGCTGGCCCAGCACCGCGACGACCAGGCCGAAACCTTTCTTCTCGCCGCGCTGCGCAGCAGCGGTGTGCGCGGCCTGGCAGGCATGCCGTCCGGTCGCGAGTGGCTGGGAAGGCACCTCGTCCGTCCGCTGCTCGCCTGTTCGCGGGCCGAGCTCGAAGCCGAGGCGGAGCGGCTCGGGGTTTACTGGGTCGATGACCCCTCCAACGCCGACGAGTCGCTCGACCGCAACTTCCTGCGCCACAGCGTGCTGCCGCTGCTGCAGTCGCGTTGGCCCCAGGCGGCCGAGGCGTTGGCGAGCAGTGCACGCCACGCCGCCGAGGCCGAGGCGCTGATCGAAGCGCTCGCTGAACACGACCTGGACGCCCTCGGCGGCGATCCCGCCCGCGTGCCGCTGGCGGGGCTCGTGGCGCTTGCGCCGGAGCGCCAGCGTTCACTGGTTCGCCATGCTTGTCGCCGGCTGAGGCTGGCGACGCCACCGTCGAGCCGCCTCGCGAGCCTGCTGGCACAGCTCGAAGCTCGGCCAGATGCTCAGGTGAGAGTTGCCTGGGCTGGCGCCGAGGCGCGGATATGGCGCGGAACACTCTACCTTCGGCCGATACATGCGACCTTGAGGGCGGACTGGTGTGCCGAGTGGGATGGCATGGCCCCGCTGCCTTTGCCCTGGGGAGAACTGCTGCACGCTGCGCTGATTCCAGCCGACGGTTGCCCGGTGGTGCTGACCCTGATGGCACGACAAGGGGGAGAGCGGCTGCGCCTGGCGGGGCGGGGAGGGCGGGATCTCAAACGTCTGCTGCAGGAAAGGGGCGTACCCCCCTGGGAGCGTGAGCGGCTGCTGGTGGCCTGGTGCGACGGTACGCCCGTGGCGGCGTTTCAACCCGATTCGGCACGCTGGCTGGCAGTGGCCGAAGGATGGCGAGCATCGGTTGTCGAGGTGTGA